The Camelus dromedarius isolate mCamDro1 chromosome 19, mCamDro1.pat, whole genome shotgun sequence genome segment GGGTGCCCATCTAAGTACAGGATTTAAATCTAGGGAGCTTGTACAACACAGGGGATATGGCAAATATTttgactataaatggagtataacctttaaaagttatgaatcattacattgtatacctgtaacttatgtaatattATGCCtgaactatagttcaattaaaaaattgaaaaataaaaagtggaaaagattttaaaatatttaaaaaataaactcagggAACTCATGTTTATAAGCACTCTACTACACTGCCTTATCAGCCTACacaggggggcaggggagagaacCCTTCAGCTCTGTTCTGGGGCCTCTGGTGGGGAGTGGCTAGGAAGGGCAGAATACAGTGAAAGATGGGTGTGGGCTAAGGCTTCCCCTCACCAATTCTCTTGACTCCTCGTCTCTCCAGGGCTCTCTCTGACCATGCGGGCCACCTCAGGAAAGCCCGCTTCTTCTGCCAATTGAGCAGCATCCCTGCCACTCAGCTCACAGACCCCAACCCAGGCAGCCCCACGGTTCAGGAGATAGCGCACAGCTGCCTCCTGGCCGGCCCGGGCAGCACACATTAGCGGGGTCCACCAGAAGGCATCTCGAGCGTTGATATTCCCCCCAGCTCCCCCTGCCTCATGGGGATCCAACAGTCTTTTTAGTTTTGCCAGGTCCCCCTCCTGGGCTGCCCTCAGTATCCGCTGGGTCATCTTGTCTTCTGCCTCCAGGGATCTCCTTTGTCCATGTCCTCCTGATGTTCCTGCTGCAGCCTCCCtcattgttcttttcttcctctttctcttactGGCAGGCTCAGGATGAGATCTCTGGGGTTCCAGGGTGCTGCTCTCATCCCCAATTAAGGCCTCGTAGAAAGCCCGGGTTGCAGCTCCATCAAGGGTGGGCTCCAGCTCTTCAGGCTGTGATTGCAGCTGCCCATCTTTCCAGAGGTCACTGGGGTCAGTGGCTGGGGTAAAGTTAATGAGGGAGGACCTGGACATGGCTTTTGGGAGAGCTAGGAAAATGAGACTGGGCAAGGGGAGGATGAGACAAGGAAGCCAAGCCTTTGGTGGTCCTGCAGTGACCAGAGCCACCTCCAGACACCTGCTGGGATAAGGAAAAGTATCCTTAAGAGTCAAAAATCCCCTCATACCCCAAATGTAACCCCACAACCCAGGACTCTGCAGGGCCTGAGGGTCATAGATcttgtggaaaaactggaaaccCAACAGTAACAGACCATGTCCCTTAGTAAAGGTTAACAAAGAAGACTCTGTAAGACAGTTGCCCAGAGCTTTTGGACTCCGCCCCCACTCCAATTCTCACCGCCAATAAATTCTGAAACTACTTTACCACCGCACAAGACATACCATTAAGAAAAACAGCCTGGCTGTTTAAATCTCCCTTGATCCTATTTCGGGGTAACGTCTTCCCAAATCAAAACAGACTTCTCCGGAAGCAGGAAGCAGATATCGAGGAGAGGTTCCAGTCTGCGTTGCTTTGTAGTTTCCGTACTGCAAAATGGTGCTACTCCAAGCTAAGAAGTCCACAAGTGGCCACATGACACAATCACGCATGCGTGGCtggggaaaaacaacaacaacaacaacaaaacaccaaAACATTACTGAGGGCGCAGGCATGCGCAAGCGCTGGGGTGTTTCCCGCCCTGGAATCTTTCCAATAGCATACGCGAAAAGCGCCACGTGCCCAGGCAGCGCGAGGACCAAGAAGGATCCGTCGGTTGGGGCAGAGGGGTCCTGCTTTTACATAACGCCCCCACAATGCCCTTCGCCTCCCTCAACGTGGCCCCTGCTACAAGCTCATTTTCTGGACCTGGGAAACCACTCTCGCGGTTAAAAAAGGCCCCAAGGAGGCGGAGAATGCCCAGAAGCCGTGAAATGAAATAACATTACGCAGCCCCTCACCATTACTCTGACCAGGGTTCGAAGGTCACACTTAGCGCCCGCAGCAGAACGCTCTGTTCAAGCCCCAAGAGGAAATGGAGAAGTGCAAGGGGACGAGCAGCAGAATGGCTGGCGCCACCTCAGGTTAGCGCACCGGGACGTCCCGGTTCTCACACCGCTCAGCTCAACCCAGTACACCCTACCCAAGTCCCTCAACACGGAAtccagcctcacctcccacctcagGAGGCCGAACCCCGGGGTGAAACATGGGCCTCGTCAGGGGTCTCTACTGGCAGGCTGACTCGGGCAAGGGGCTCGACAGGCGATAAGGAACCGGCTGGTTGGCAAGGGATGAGGTCGATGCCCTCAGTAGCAGGATCGCGTCGGGACCTGAGGCATGCTGTATTAGGGGAACG includes the following:
- the GPANK1 gene encoding G patch domain and ankyrin repeat-containing protein 1, with protein sequence MSRSSLINFTPATDPSDLWKDGQLQSQPEELEPTLDGAATRAFYEALIGDESSTLEPQRSHPEPASKRKRKKRTMREAAAGTSGGHGQRRSLEAEDKMTQRILRAAQEGDLAKLKRLLDPHEAGGAGGNINARDAFWWTPLMCAARAGQEAAVRYLLNRGAAWVGVCELSGRDAAQLAEEAGFPEVARMVRESPGETRSQENWSQSPSPQYCETCGAHFRDSNHRTSTAHLLSLSQDLRPPSQPLGVPTSSPGFRLLLKGGWEPGMGLGPRGEGRANPIPTVLKRDQEGLGYRSAPQPRVTHFPARDTRAVAGRERTPRVTTMSQKRERRQEEKDRAWERDLRTYMNLEF